CACCGCCCCGCGCATGCTCCCCAGCCCGGTCGCCATCGCCGCCGAGTTCGTGCTGCGCTGGCCGATCATCGCCGAGGACATGGCCGTCACCGCGACGAACGCGCTCGTCGGCCTCGTCGCGGGCTCGATCCTCGCGATCCTCTTCGCGGCGCTCGCGGCGGCCGCACGCCCGATCGACGGCATGCTCGCGCCGCTCATCTCGGCGCTCGCCGTCATCCCGATCGTCGCGATCACGCCGATCCTCAACACGATGTTCGGCGCGTCGAGCCAGTTCGGACGGCAGGCGGTCGCGACGATCGCCGCGTTCATCCCGGTGTTCGTCAACGTGCTGCGCGGCCTGCGTCAGACCCGGCCCGTGCATCGGGACCTGATGCGGGCATCCGGCGCCTCGAGCTCGCAGACGTTCCGCATCCTCACTCTCCCGACCGCCCTCCCGTACCTCATGACGGGCCTGCGCATCGCGAGCTCGCTCGCCGTGATCGCGGCGCTCGTGGCCGAGTACTTCGGCGGCCCCGCCGACGGCATCGGCACCGCGATCGCGACCTACGCCAAGTCGGGCCGCGCCGCGCTCGCGTGGGCGTACGTCGTCGGAGGCATCCTCATCGGCCTCGTGTTCTTCCTCGTCACCTCGCTCCTGGAGCGGCTGGCGACACGGCGCTCGCGCCCCTGACCCCTCGACCCACCGGCTCCACCCCGAGAGAACAAGCACCACACGAAAGGATCAGCATGAGGCACAGCACCAGACGCGGCATCGCCGCGGCATCCGTCTTCACGATCGCAGCGCTCGCGCTCGCCGGCTGCGCGGGGTCGTCGGACCCCGACTCCAGCGACGGCGGAGGCGGCGAGGACTTCGAACCGCTGACCTCGGTGAAGCTGCAGCTGCAGTGGCTGCCGCAGGCGCAGTTCGCGGGCTACTACGTCGCCCAGGAACAGGGCTACTTCGAGGAGGAGGGCTTCGACGACGTCGAGATCGTCCCGTCCGGCGGCGACATCGTGCCGCAGGACGCCCTCGTCGCGGGAGATGTGGACTTCGCGATCGCGTGGGTCCCGAAGGTCCTCGGCACCCTCGAGGCCACCGGCGTCGAGCTCACCGACATCGCGCAGGTCTTCCAGGAGTCGGGCACGATGCAGGTGGCCTGGAAGGGTGACGGCATCGAGTCGGTCGCCGACTTCGAAGGCAAGCGCATCGGCTCGTGGGGCTTCGGCAACGAGTGGGAGATCTTCGCGGCGATGGCCGCGGACGACCTCGACGCGAGCACGGTGTCGATCACGACGCAGGACTTCTCGATGAACGCGCTCCTCGACCGCGACGTCGACGCCGCCCAGGCGATGACGTACAACGAGTGGGCGCAGATCCTCGAGGTCGTCAACCCCGACACCGGCGAGCTGTACCAGCCCGACGACTTCGACGTCGTCTCGTACCAGGACACCGAGGGGGCCATGCTGCAGGACGCCATCTGGGCCGACACGCAGCGCCTCGCCGATGACCCGGCCTACGCCGACGCCGCGGTGCGGTTCCTCAAGGCCGTGACGAAGGGCTGGATCTTCGCGCGCGACAATCCCGAGGAGGCGGCCGAGATCGTCTACGACATCGCCTCGAACGCCGAGGCGGCCTTCCCGGTCGGTCCCGTGCACCAGCTGTGGCAGATGAACGAGGTCAACAAGCTGATCTGGACCGGCGCCGACTTCGGTCTCGTCGACCAGTCGGCATGGGACAAGACCGTCGCGGGCGCGCTCTCGGCCGTCAACCAGGACGGTCTCGAGCTCATCACGACCGAGCCCGCGGCATCCGCGTTCTCGAACGAGTACATCGAGCAGGCGCTCGCCGAACTCGAGGAGGAGGGAGTCGAGGTCGGCGGCGAGTACACGCCGATCGACGTCGTCCTGACCGAGGGCGGCCAGTAACCGGCCATCCCGTCCGGCCGCACCCTCGTCCCGGGGGTGCGGCCGGACATTCCGTCTTACGGGGCACCTTCCTCACCGCGATCGTCGGTTGATTCCGCCGCGCCGATCGCGGATCGTAGCGAGGGGGAGAACGCCACAGGAAGGACCGCCATGCCGGAAGACCTCGACGCCGAGGCGAAGTCGCTCGATCGGGCCCACGTCTTCCACTCGTGGTCGGCGCAGGCAGGTCTCGATCTGCCCGTGATCGCGGGTGGATCCGGCACCGTCGTGTGGGACCACGCGGGCAATCGGATGCTGGACTTCGCCAGTCAGCTCGTGAACGTCAACATCGGGCACCAGCATCCGGCCGTCGTCGCCGCGATCCAGGCCCAGGCGGCCGAGCTCGCCACCATCGGCCCGGCCACCGCGAACCTCGCGCGCGGACGCGCGGCGCAGCGCATCCTCGACAAGGCGCCCGACGGCTTCGCGAAGGTCTTCTTCACCAACGGCGGCGCCGACGCGAACGAGAACGCCATCCGCATGGCCCGCCTCCACGCTGCTGCTCGGGGCGAAGCGGGCCGTGAGACGGTGCTCTCGACCTACCGCTCGTACCACGGCAACACCGGTGCGGCCATCGTCGCGACGGGCGACTGGCGCCGCATGCCGAACCAGTACGCCCGCGGACACGCGCACTTCTTCGGTCCTTACCTGTACCGCAGCGAGTTCTGGGCGACCACTCCCGAGGAGGAGTCGGCTCGGGCGCTGCACCACCTCGAACGCGTGATCCAGTCCGAGGGCCCCGCGACGATCGCGGCGATCCTGCTGGAGTCGGTTCCCGGCACCGCCGGCATCCTGCTGCCGCCGCCGGGCTACCTCGCCGGCGTGCGCGCGCTGTGCGACCGCTACGGCATCGTGCTCATCCTCGACGAGGTCATGGCCGGGTTCGGCCGCACCGGCCGCTGGTTCGCCTTCGAGGGCTACGACGTCGTCCCCGACCTGATCACGTTCGCCAAGGGGGTCAACTCCGGCTACGTGCCCGTGGGCGGCGTGATCATCTCGGACGCCATCTCGGCGACGTTCGACGACCGCGTCTTCCCCGGCGGACTCACGTACTCCGGGCACCCGCTGGCCGCGGCATCCATCATCGCGTCGATCGATGCGATGGAGGACGAGGGCATCGTCGAGAACGCCCGCCGCGTCGGCGCCGATGTGATCGGACCCTCGCTGGCCGACCTCGCCGAGAAGCACCGCCTCATCGGCGAGGTGCGGGGCGAGGGCGTCTTCTGGGCAATCGAGCTCGTCAGCGACCGGGCGACCCGCGAGCCGGTGGGCGCCGACGTCATCGGCCGGCTCAAGAAGGAGATGTCGGCGCGCGGACTCATGCCGTTCGCCGCCGACAACCGCATCCACGTGGTGCCGCCGTGCGTGGTCACCGACGACGAAGTGGCACAGGCCATGTCGATTTACGATGAAGCTCTGACGAGCGTCGAAGAGGACCTCTCTTGACGCGTGCGCGTCCTCTCACGAGGAGGGCTTCCCATTGGAGGGCAGGAACACCATGACCGACACGACGACCCTGGAGCGGACCGACCAGTCCGCGACGACCATCCTCGAGCACTGGGTGGGCGGTGGCGACTGGGCGGGCACGTCCGAGCGCACCGGCTCCGTCTTCAACCCGGCGCTGGGCACCGTGCAGAAGAGCGTGCGGTTCGCCTCGACCGCTGACGTGGGCGCCGCCGTCGACGTCGCGTCCGATGCCTGGGCCGCGTGGCGCGACGCGTCGATCGCCAAGCGCCAGACCGTGCTCTTCGCGTTCCGCGAGCTGCTCAACGCCCGCAAGGGCGAGCTCGCCGAGATCCTCACCCGCGAGCACGGCAAGGTCCTCTCCGACGCGCTCGGCGAGATCGCCCGCGGCATGGAGGTCGTCGAGTTCGCGTGCGGCCTCGGCCACCTCACCAAGGGCGCGTACTCCGAGAACGTGTCGACCGGCATCGACGTGTACACGCTGCGCCAGCCGCTCGGCGTCGTCGGCATCATCAGCCCCTTCAACTTCCCGGCCATGGTGCCGCTGTGGTTCTTCTCCGTCGCGCTCGCGGCCGGCAACGCCGTGATCCTCAAGCCCAGCGAGAAGGACCCCACCGCCGCGAACTGGATGGCCGCGCTCCTCAAGGAGGCCGGACTCCCCGACGGCGTGCTCAACGTCGTCCACGGCGACAAGGAGGCCGTCGACGCGCTCCTCGAGCACCCCGACGTGCGGGCGATCTCGTTCGTCGGCTCGACGCCGATCGCGAAGTACGTCTACGAGACCGCGACCTCGCACGGCAAGCGCGTGCAGGCCCTCGGCGGCGCGAAGAACCACATGCTGATCCTCCCCGACGCCGACCTCGACCTCGCGGCCGACGCCGCCGTCAACGCCGGCTTCGGCTCGGCCGGCGAACGCTGCATGGCGATCTCGGTGGTCCTCGCCGTCGACACCATCGCGGACGCCTTCGTGCAGAAGGTGTCCGAGCGCATGGCGACGCTGCGCACCGGAGACGGCATGCGCGGCTGCGACATGGGACCGCTCATCACCGGGCAGCACCGCGACAAGGTCACCTCGTACCTCGACATCGCCGACGCCGACGGCGCCTCGGTCGTGGTCGACGGCCGCGATGTCGAGATCGACGGCGACCCGAACGGCTTCTGGCTCGGACCCACGCTGATCGACAACGTGCCCACGACCTCGGCCGTGTACAAGGACGAGATCTTCGGCCCGGTGCTGTCGGTCGTGCGGGTGGAGGGCTACGAGGACGGCCTCGGCATCATCAACTCGAGCCTCTACGGCAACGGCACCGCCATCTTCACGAACGACGGCGGCGCTGCCCGGCGCTTCCAGCGCGAGGCGCAGGTCGGCATGATCGGCATCAACGTTCCGATCCCCGTGCCGGTCGCGTACCACTCGTTCGGCGGCTGGAAGGCCTCGCTGTTCGGCGACGCGAAGGCCTACGGCCCCCACGGCTTCGACTTCTTCACGGCCGAGAAGGCTGTCACCTCGCGGTGGCTCGACCCCTCGCACGGCGGTCTGAACCTGGGCTTCCCGCAGCACGACTGAGCCGTTCGAACCCCCGGATGCCGCGACCCGCGTGGGTCGCGGCATCCGTCGTCTCCGGGCCTCGGGGCGCTCCCGAGCCGACTCGCCAGAACACGCCGGTCCCGCGATCGCGCACCGGCGTGTCTTGGCGAGTCAGGGCTGGGTGGCCGGGGCGAACACGCGCAGCGCGTCGGGGACGATGCGACAGCGCAGGCGGAAGTCCCCGGCGGCGCGCTCCCCGAGCTCCCCGTCGTGGACGAAGATCGACGGATGCCCCGGCGCCGGCGTGATCCGCAGGTCGAGGTCGCGCGCGACCAGGCGCTCGACGTCGGCGTCGCGCGGGAACAGGCGCACCGCGCGCAGCACGGCTGCGGTCCGCTTGCCGAACGAGAGCGCCGCGAGCGCGCGGACGCGCGACCCGCGCGCGTGATGGATGCGGACGTCCAGCACCGCGGCATCCGCTTCCTGGCGCTGCATCGTCGCGACACGGTCCGGATCGTTGCGTCCGACGCTCACGAACACCGACCACACACGGGCCCTGCGTCCGCCGAGCACGATCGTGAGCGGCTCGGTGCTGCGCAGGGCGGTCCAGGTCGCGACGACTCCGCCCAGCCACTTGCCGAGGCTGCGGCGGCGCTCGCGCTCGTCGATGAGCTCGGGGTATGCGCCGACCGACACCACGTTGAGCACGGTGATCGGCTCGTCGTCGTCGGCGATCGCCTCGACCACGCCGACCGGCACGGTCGATCCCGCCTCGAGCGCATCGATCGCGAGGTCGACGTCGTCGATCCCGAGCGCGCGGACGAAGTGGTTGAACGTGCCGCCGGGCATCGCGAACAGCGGCCGGTCGTAGTGCCGGGCGAGGCCTGCCATACGCGAGACCGAGCCGTCGCCGCCGTAGATCCCGAGCACGGCGGGCGCGGCATCCGATTCCATCGCCGCGGCCACCACGTCGGCGAGGTCTTCACCCTCGGCGAGCTCGCGCACCGCCGCCTCCGGCAGCCGCTCGGCGAACGTGGCGGCCGGGTCCGAGCGGATCACGGAGGTGCCGGACGCCGCGTTGCGCACGATCAGCACGCCCCGTCCGTGCGGATGATCGGATGTCATGCGCCGAGACTACGCCGGAAGGATCGGCCGGCTCTCGTAGAACGTCTGCAGCACGACGGTGGTGCGGGTGTTGACCGATGCGGCGAGGCGGATGTCGCGGATCAGCGTCTCGAGATGCCGCGGCGATGCCACCCGCACGAACAGGATGTAGCTCGCGTCGCCGGCGATGGAGTGGCACGCCTCGATCTCATCGAGGTGCTCGAGCAGCTCGGGGGCATTGTCGGGCTGCGCCGGGTCGAGAGGCGTGATCTCGATGAAGGCGGACAGCGGCTTGCCGACCGCCTCGGCGTCGAGAACGGCGCGATACCCCGAGATGACCCCGCTGCTCTCGAGCCGCTTGAGCCGCGCCTGCACGGCGGACGGCGACAGACCGACCCGCTCGGACAGCTGCGCCAATGTCGCGCGCGCGTCTCGCGAGACCTCGGCCACGATCGCCAGATCGACAGGATCCTCCATGCATGGAAGAATATCGGTTGTAAGCGGCACTCGCCGGAATTCTTACGCCTATCGTGTCCATGATCGGAGGTTCCCTATGTCCATGACCGCGCACAACGCGAAGTCCATCGTCGGAGAGCCCGAGGTCGTCGAGGACGCCATCGCCCTGGCCGCCGGGGTCGAGGAGTCGCCCGCCTGGCAGAGCCTCAAGGCCGCAGCATCCGCTCTGCAGCCCCTCCAGATCAAGGACGGCTCGATTCCGGATGCCGCGGCCCACGTCGACGCGCGTGCACACGTCGAGGCGATCATCGCCGCGATCGACGAGCTGCGCCCCCGGTTCCCTCACGACGCGGAGTACCTCGAGGCGTCCATGCGCGACTTCGGTCGATGGATGGCGGAGGGCTTCGGCGTTCCGGACTTCCTGGACTCGCTCGTGGCGTTCCAGCCGCAGCAGCACCGGGTCGACGGCATCCGTCATCTCGCCGTCTTCCCGATGTACACGCAGAACGGGTCATCCGACCGCCACGTCGAAGCCGTGCTCGTCGAGGTGATCTGGCCCGACTTCATCGCGGAGCTCGAGACCGAGTACACGAACAGGCTGTTCGTGTCGCTGCGCTTCCTCGACTTCACGCCCGGCTACGACACCAATTCGGCGGTGCTGTTCCCCGAGACGGTGGCGATGCGCGAGATCCCCTCGTTCACGTGGGGCGCGATCTTCCAGGACCGCGAGGCCGCACGGTACCGGCGCGTCGTGCGCGCGGCATCCGAGATCACGAAGCTCGACCTCCCCGCCGACGCGGCGCGCATGCTCGACGACCAGGCGCTGACCGAGAAGACGTTCGTGATGTGGGACATCATCCACGACCGGACGCACATGCGCGGCGACCTTCCCTTCGACCCGTTCATGATCAAGCAGCGGATGCCGTTCTTCCTGTACTCGCTGGAAGAGCTGCGCTGCGACCTGACGGCGTACCGCGAGTGCGTCGCGATCGAGAAGCGGCTCTCGGCGAAGTCTGCTGCCGAGCCTGCCGAGGCGCTCTCGGCGGCCGAGGCCGAGATGCTCGAGCACGCCAAGCTCGTTCAGTACGCGGTGATCTTCGACCGCATCTTCCGCTTCGCCATCACCGGCTCGCGCGTGCGCAACTACGACGGACTCGGCGGGCAGCTGCTGTTCGCGTGGCTGCACCAGCGCGGCGTGCTGCACTGGACCGACACCGCGCTCGCGTTCGACTGGGACGAGGTGCCCGCAGCGGTCGTCGCCCTCGCCGACACGATCGACGAGCTCTACTGGCGCTCGATCGACCGCCCGAAGACGGCGCACTGGCTGGCCGCGTACGACCTCGTGCGGGGCACGCTCACGCCGAACCCGGCGTCGCAGTGGGCGCGCGGCCTGTCCGACGAGATCCTCGCCGGCGCGCCGAAGGGCTACACCGACGCGGTGATGGACGACGAGTTCCCGCTGTCGATGTTCTTCGAGGCGCTCGACAAGAAGATGAAGCCGGTCATCGAGTCCACCGCGGGTGTGACGGGCGCGGATGCCTGAGTCCGGCGTCGCGGGCCGGCTGGTCCTGATCGCGGGCGCGACGAGCGCCTCCGGCCTCGCGGCGACGCGCACCCTGGTCTCGGCCGGGGCGCGGGTCGTCGCGGTCGGGCGCGATGCCGGCAGGCTCCGGCCCCTGGCGGACGCCGGGGCGCGCGCCGAGGCGTGCGACCTGACCGACGAGGCCGCCGTCGTGGCGCTCGCCGAACGCGTGCACGCGAGCGACGGCGCGGTCGACGGCGTCCTGCACCTCGTCGGCGGCTGGCGCGGGGGCGGCGGGCTGGCAGGGCAGACGGATGCCGACTACCGCTTCCTCGAAGGATCGTTCACCGCGCTGCGGCACGTCAGCCGCGCGTTCGACGCGGATCTGCGGGCCTCATCCGCCGGTCGCCTCGCCGTCGTCTCGTCGACGGCCGTCGCACGGCCGCTCGCGGGCGGCGCCAACTACGCCGCCGTGAAGGCCGCCACCGAGGCCTGGACCAGGGCGGTCGCGCAGGGCTTCGCGAAGGACGCCCGGGACTCCGGGGAGTCGCCGGCCGCGGCATCCGTCGTCTTCCGCGTGAAGGCGCTCGAAGGCCTCGAGGACACACTCGCCCAGCGGTTCGCCGACCTGTGGGATGCCGACCCGGCCGAGGTGAACGACACCGTCATCGACCTCTCCTCCGTACCGAACTCAGGATGAGAACGTCCGCGAGCGGTCACGCCCGGCATCATTCCGGCGATGGAGCGGCGGCTGGACCGCGGCGGTCCTGAGTCCGGTACACCGGGCCGCCGGGCCGCCGGGCCGCCGCCGGCACGAACTAGATTGGACACCCGTGACCACGATCCACGACCCGAACCTGCGCGGCTTCGCCTCCGACAACTACTCCGGCATCCACCCGGAGGTGCTCGCGGCCATCGCCGCCGCGAACGACGGCCACCAGGTCGCGTACGGCGAGGACGTCTACACCGAGCGCCTTCAGCAGGTCATGGCCGGCCACTTCGGCGACGGGGTCGAGGCCTTCCCGGTGTTCAACGGCACCGGAGCGAATGTCGTCGGGCTGCAGTCGATGCTCCCCCGCTGGGGCGCCGTGATCTCGGCCTCGACCGCGCACATCAACGTCGACGAGGGCGGTGCGCCCGAGCGCGTGGGCGGGATCAAGATCCTCCACGTGCCCACCGACGACGGCAAGCTGACCCCCGAGCTGATCGACCGCGAGGCCTGGGGCTGGGGCGACGAGCACCGCGCGCAGCCGCTCGTGGTCTCGATCACGCAGTCCACCGAGCTGGGCACGCTGTACACGGCGGATGAGATCCGCGCGATCGCCGACCACGCGCACGGTCACGGCATGCGCCTGCACATGGACGGCTCGCGCATCTCGAATGCGGCGGCCTCGCTGGGTCTGCCGCTGCGCGAGTTCACACGCGACGCCGGCGTCGATGTGCTGAGCTTCGGCGGCACCAAGAACGGGGCGATGCTCGGCGAGGCGATCGTCGTGCTCGAGCCCGCGGCATCCACCGGTCTCATCTACCTGCGCAAGCTCGACATGCAGCTCGCCTCGAAGATGCGGTTCGTGTCGGCCCAGCTCGTCGCCCTGCTCGAGGGCGACCTGTGGCTGCGCAACGCTACGCATTCCAACGCGATGGCGCAGCGGCTTCGCAGGGGCGTCGAGGCGGGGCTGGCCGACGGCTCGATCCGCGGGGTGTCGTTCACGCAGCCGACGCAGGCGAACGGCGTGTTCGCGACCCTGCCCGACGGCGTCGCCGATCGGCTGCGCTCGTCGTTCCGGTTCTACGACTGGGATGCCGCGCGCAACGAGGTGCGATGGATGTGCTCGTTCGACACGAGCGAGAACGACATCGACGCCTTCCTCGCGGCGATCGCCCGCGAGACCTCGGCCTGACGCGGCGCCGCGGCGTACTGCGCTTCGCAGGAGGAATCCTCTACGCAGGATGATCCGGTGAGGAATCCTCCTGCGAGCGGGAGATCTCCTGCGAGGCGGCGGAGCGTGAAGCCCCGCCGGCGCTGAGCCGGGCGGCTCAGCGTTCGGCGCTTCGCAGGAGAAATCCGCTCCGCAGGAGAAATCCGCTCCGGAGGACGATCCGGTGAGGAATCCTCCTGCGAACGGGAGATCTCCTGCGAAGCGCCTCGGGCTCAGTGCTCGGCGTGCTCGAGGCTCTCGACTTCGGTGGTGTCGGGCTCCCCGGCGTCGTCGCTGCCGGCCTCGTCTGAGGAAGCGGATGCCTCGCCCTCGACGTCGTCGGCGTCGTCGGCAGAGTCCGTGACCTCGGCTTCGAACTCGGCCTCGTCCGCGTCGACCTCGTCCGCGTCGGCAGCGTCGGCAGCGTCGACCTCGTCCGCGTCGGCAGCGTCGTCCTCGTCCGCGTCGGCGGCGTCGGCGGCGTCGGCGGCGTCGGCGGCGTCCGCGTCGGCGGCTCCGGCCGTGTCCTCGTCCGCGGCGGCGTCGTAGACCTCGGCCTCGTCCTCGTCCTCGACCTCGGCCTCGACCGCGTCGTCGCCCTCTTCGAACTCAGGGTCCTGCGCCGGCTCGGCGGCCCCGGGTGCGTCAGCCCGGTCGAGATGCTCGGCGTCGACGTCGTCGACGTGCAGCACGTGCTCGATGGGCGCTCCTGCGGCGACCTGGAACTCGGCGGCGGCGTGGGCCGCGGCATCCGGGCGGATCATCTCCTTGACCTCGGCCATGAAGCTGGTGAGCTGGTGCTGCTGCCAGCGCAGCTGGCGGGTGCGGTCCTCGGCGTCGCGCAGCACACCCTGGGAGTGCGTCGTGACCAGGTCGATGATGCGCTGCGCCTTGATGTGCGCCTGATCCAGGTGCTCGCGCGCCCGGACGCTCGCGTCGGCCTCGATCTGCTGGGCCTGCGCTCGCTGGAGGCGCTCGAAGTCCTCCGCCTTCGCCGACACGCGCTGGGCGTGATCGAGTGACGCGGCGACCTGGTCGTTCGCGTCCTGCGTGATGCGCTCGGCGTGCGCGACGGCCTGGTTGTGCAGCACGAGGAACTCCTGCTGCGCGTCGTCCTGGCGGCGGGTCAGCGACGCCTCGAAGTCGAGCGCGCGGACGCGCAGCTCGCGCACCGCCTCCTCGGCCTCGGTGCGTGCGTCGGTGGTCTCGCGGGCGACCATCGAGCGCAGCGCGGCGGCGCCCTTCTCGGCCTCCGAGCGGATGGCGGCGGCTTCGCGCTCCGCCTGCGACACCTTCTCGGCGGCGTGCGCGGCCTCGCGCGCGAGCTGCGCCTCGTGGGCGGTGAGCTCCGTGTCGATGCGCAGGCGCACCTGCTGCGCCTCGTGCTGCGCCTGCGACAGGATGCCGTCGGCCTCGGCCTGCGCGTCCTTGCGGCGGTTCTCGATCTCGGCGCGGGTCGCCTCGAGCAGGCGCTCCCCCTGGACCGTGGCGTTTCGCAGGAGCACACCCGCCTGCTCCTCGGCGACGCGCAGGACCTCCTCGAACTGCTGGCCGTTCGGCGTGGAGTCGGCGGTGCCGACGAGCTCCTCGGTCAGCGCCTCGACGCGCTGTTCCGCCGCGGCGGCGCGGGCGCGGGTGGCACCGAGCTCGGCCTCGAGCGCGGCGATGGCGTCACGGCTCTCGGCGCCGGCCGCCGCGACAGCGGCTGCGACACCTTCGACGGCCTCGAGGCGCTCGCGCTGGGCGGACTCGAGCTCGACCTCGAGGGCAGCGAGCTTCTCACGACTCTGCGAGACGACGGTGCTGGCGCGGCGCTGGTTCTGCTTGAGGGTCGACACCTGCTCGGCAGCGGCGCGGGCGCGCGCCTCGAGCTCGGCGACAGCAGCATCCACCTCGTCCTTGTCATACCCGCGGAAGGCCGTCGCGAAGGCGGGGCCGGCGGTCGTCTGACCGGCGAGCAGCCGTTCGAAAGTCGAGTCCTCGGCCGGGTTCTTCCGG
This window of the Microbacterium sp. SSM24 genome carries:
- a CDS encoding ABC transporter permease → MTDAPASTMLPAPPGKSQRARPSDEKPLPGWLRIVAPIIVGFLILAVWTIWVASGTAPRMLPSPVAIAAEFVLRWPIIAEDMAVTATNALVGLVAGSILAILFAALAAAARPIDGMLAPLISALAVIPIVAITPILNTMFGASSQFGRQAVATIAAFIPVFVNVLRGLRQTRPVHRDLMRASGASSSQTFRILTLPTALPYLMTGLRIASSLAVIAALVAEYFGGPADGIGTAIATYAKSGRAALAWAYVVGGILIGLVFFLVTSLLERLATRRSRP
- a CDS encoding ABC transporter substrate-binding protein, with translation MRHSTRRGIAAASVFTIAALALAGCAGSSDPDSSDGGGGEDFEPLTSVKLQLQWLPQAQFAGYYVAQEQGYFEEEGFDDVEIVPSGGDIVPQDALVAGDVDFAIAWVPKVLGTLEATGVELTDIAQVFQESGTMQVAWKGDGIESVADFEGKRIGSWGFGNEWEIFAAMAADDLDASTVSITTQDFSMNALLDRDVDAAQAMTYNEWAQILEVVNPDTGELYQPDDFDVVSYQDTEGAMLQDAIWADTQRLADDPAYADAAVRFLKAVTKGWIFARDNPEEAAEIVYDIASNAEAAFPVGPVHQLWQMNEVNKLIWTGADFGLVDQSAWDKTVAGALSAVNQDGLELITTEPAASAFSNEYIEQALAELEEEGVEVGGEYTPIDVVLTEGGQ
- a CDS encoding aspartate aminotransferase family protein, producing MPEDLDAEAKSLDRAHVFHSWSAQAGLDLPVIAGGSGTVVWDHAGNRMLDFASQLVNVNIGHQHPAVVAAIQAQAAELATIGPATANLARGRAAQRILDKAPDGFAKVFFTNGGADANENAIRMARLHAAARGEAGRETVLSTYRSYHGNTGAAIVATGDWRRMPNQYARGHAHFFGPYLYRSEFWATTPEEESARALHHLERVIQSEGPATIAAILLESVPGTAGILLPPPGYLAGVRALCDRYGIVLILDEVMAGFGRTGRWFAFEGYDVVPDLITFAKGVNSGYVPVGGVIISDAISATFDDRVFPGGLTYSGHPLAAASIIASIDAMEDEGIVENARRVGADVIGPSLADLAEKHRLIGEVRGEGVFWAIELVSDRATREPVGADVIGRLKKEMSARGLMPFAADNRIHVVPPCVVTDDEVAQAMSIYDEALTSVEEDLS
- a CDS encoding CoA-acylating methylmalonate-semialdehyde dehydrogenase, which codes for MTDTTTLERTDQSATTILEHWVGGGDWAGTSERTGSVFNPALGTVQKSVRFASTADVGAAVDVASDAWAAWRDASIAKRQTVLFAFRELLNARKGELAEILTREHGKVLSDALGEIARGMEVVEFACGLGHLTKGAYSENVSTGIDVYTLRQPLGVVGIISPFNFPAMVPLWFFSVALAAGNAVILKPSEKDPTAANWMAALLKEAGLPDGVLNVVHGDKEAVDALLEHPDVRAISFVGSTPIAKYVYETATSHGKRVQALGGAKNHMLILPDADLDLAADAAVNAGFGSAGERCMAISVVLAVDTIADAFVQKVSERMATLRTGDGMRGCDMGPLITGQHRDKVTSYLDIADADGASVVVDGRDVEIDGDPNGFWLGPTLIDNVPTTSAVYKDEIFGPVLSVVRVEGYEDGLGIINSSLYGNGTAIFTNDGGAARRFQREAQVGMIGINVPIPVPVAYHSFGGWKASLFGDAKAYGPHGFDFFTAEKAVTSRWLDPSHGGLNLGFPQHD
- a CDS encoding diacylglycerol/lipid kinase family protein, with the protein product MTSDHPHGRGVLIVRNAASGTSVIRSDPAATFAERLPEAAVRELAEGEDLADVVAAAMESDAAPAVLGIYGGDGSVSRMAGLARHYDRPLFAMPGGTFNHFVRALGIDDVDLAIDALEAGSTVPVGVVEAIADDDEPITVLNVVSVGAYPELIDERERRRSLGKWLGGVVATWTALRSTEPLTIVLGGRRARVWSVFVSVGRNDPDRVATMQRQEADAAVLDVRIHHARGSRVRALAALSFGKRTAAVLRAVRLFPRDADVERLVARDLDLRITPAPGHPSIFVHDGELGERAAGDFRLRCRIVPDALRVFAPATQP
- a CDS encoding Lrp/AsnC family transcriptional regulator; the protein is MEDPVDLAIVAEVSRDARATLAQLSERVGLSPSAVQARLKRLESSGVISGYRAVLDAEAVGKPLSAFIEITPLDPAQPDNAPELLEHLDEIEACHSIAGDASYILFVRVASPRHLETLIRDIRLAASVNTRTTVVLQTFYESRPILPA
- a CDS encoding DUF6421 family protein — protein: MSMTAHNAKSIVGEPEVVEDAIALAAGVEESPAWQSLKAAASALQPLQIKDGSIPDAAAHVDARAHVEAIIAAIDELRPRFPHDAEYLEASMRDFGRWMAEGFGVPDFLDSLVAFQPQQHRVDGIRHLAVFPMYTQNGSSDRHVEAVLVEVIWPDFIAELETEYTNRLFVSLRFLDFTPGYDTNSAVLFPETVAMREIPSFTWGAIFQDREAARYRRVVRAASEITKLDLPADAARMLDDQALTEKTFVMWDIIHDRTHMRGDLPFDPFMIKQRMPFFLYSLEELRCDLTAYRECVAIEKRLSAKSAAEPAEALSAAEAEMLEHAKLVQYAVIFDRIFRFAITGSRVRNYDGLGGQLLFAWLHQRGVLHWTDTALAFDWDEVPAAVVALADTIDELYWRSIDRPKTAHWLAAYDLVRGTLTPNPASQWARGLSDEILAGAPKGYTDAVMDDEFPLSMFFEALDKKMKPVIESTAGVTGADA
- a CDS encoding SDR family NAD(P)-dependent oxidoreductase; amino-acid sequence: MPESGVAGRLVLIAGATSASGLAATRTLVSAGARVVAVGRDAGRLRPLADAGARAEACDLTDEAAVVALAERVHASDGAVDGVLHLVGGWRGGGGLAGQTDADYRFLEGSFTALRHVSRAFDADLRASSAGRLAVVSSTAVARPLAGGANYAAVKAATEAWTRAVAQGFAKDARDSGESPAAASVVFRVKALEGLEDTLAQRFADLWDADPAEVNDTVIDLSSVPNSG
- a CDS encoding threonine aldolase family protein, giving the protein MTTIHDPNLRGFASDNYSGIHPEVLAAIAAANDGHQVAYGEDVYTERLQQVMAGHFGDGVEAFPVFNGTGANVVGLQSMLPRWGAVISASTAHINVDEGGAPERVGGIKILHVPTDDGKLTPELIDREAWGWGDEHRAQPLVVSITQSTELGTLYTADEIRAIADHAHGHGMRLHMDGSRISNAAASLGLPLREFTRDAGVDVLSFGGTKNGAMLGEAIVVLEPAASTGLIYLRKLDMQLASKMRFVSAQLVALLEGDLWLRNATHSNAMAQRLRRGVEAGLADGSIRGVSFTQPTQANGVFATLPDGVADRLRSSFRFYDWDAARNEVRWMCSFDTSENDIDAFLAAIARETSA